A single region of the Gossypium arboreum isolate Shixiya-1 chromosome 12, ASM2569848v2, whole genome shotgun sequence genome encodes:
- the LOC108476725 gene encoding PLASMODESMATA CALLOSE-BINDING PROTEIN 3, with amino-acid sequence MAATLLFSLLILAITAGHSSGATGKWCVCKDGVGDGNLQKTLDYACGNGADCNPIRSNGPCYNPNTVKAHCNYAVNSYFQKKGQGQGSCEFAGTAAITTTDPSSGGCSYPSSASGGGTTLTPTTPGTTTTPSSSTTTTPSIMTPGTNTPTSTTPYSSTTPTGVLGGVGTGLGPSGTTSTNTDYSHGGFRLQPISSFTTLLFSGFMLIWG; translated from the exons ATGGCTGCTACTTTACTGTTTTCACTGCTCATTCTTGCCATCACTGCAGGCCACTCAA GTGGTGCGACGGGCAAATGGTGTGTTTGCAAAGATGGTGTGGGTGATGGAAACTTGCAGAAGACGTTGGACTATGCTTGTGGAAACGGTGCTGACTGTAACCCTATCCGTTCAAATGGACCTTGTTACAACCCCAACACTGTTAAAGCACATTGCAATTATGCTGTTAACAGCTATTTCCAAAAAAAAGGCCAAGGTCAAGGCTCCTGTGAATTTGCTGGCACGGCAGCTATCACTACAACTGACCCTA GCTCTGGTGGCTGTTCTTACCCCTCCAGTGCCAG TGGTGGAGGCACGACCTTAACACCAACAACACCGGGCACGACAACAACTCCATCATCATCAACAACCACCACGCCCTCCATCATGACCCCAGGCACCAACACCCCAACAAGCACTACCCCCTACAGTTCAACAACACCTACCGGAGTGTTAGGAGGAGTCGGCACCGGCTTAGGCCCATCCGGAACCACCTCCACCAACACTGATTACAGCCACGGAGGATTCCGGCTCCAACCCATTTCTTCCTTCACAACCCTCCTGTTTTCAGGCTTCATGCTGATTTGGGGTTGA
- the LOC128285507 gene encoding uncharacterized protein LOC128285507 codes for MAGWQILLSEFDIVYVNQKAVKGSAIADFLASRALEDYEPLSFDFPNEDLMYVTTKEEGSQESHPWKLNFDGASNTIGNGIGAVLVSPNGDYYPFTSKLDFDCTNNIAEYEACIMGIRAAIECEWETRDPKLINYRRLVLELIEKFDDITFCYLLRDENQMADALATLPSMIKVNKKEDMKPIQMNIYEAPAHCCNIEGEEEKDDHPWYQDILRYVRGREYPNQATENDKRTLRRLAFSGGALILTEIDGKSLPNPMNSDSVKRKEGCYILGHQQSALGLLNTYRVQRVLEKFVQRSSYCDI; via the exons ATGGCTGGttggcaaattttactttctgagtttgacatagtctatgtgaaccaaaaGGCTGTAaaggggagtgcaatagcagattttctggccagtagagctttaGAAGATTATGAACCATTAAGCTTTGACTTCCCGAATGAAGACCTAATGTACGTTACGACCAAGGAAGAAGGCTCTCAAGAAAGTCACCCTTGGAAGTTGAATTTTGACGGAGCTTCCAATACTATTGGGaacggaattggggcagtcttagtatccccaaatggagatTATTATCCTTTCaccagtaaattggattttgattgtacaaaCAATATAGCCGAAtacgaagcatgtatcatgggaattcGTGCAGCAATAGAAT gtgaatgggagacaagagaccctaaGTTAATCAATTATCGAAGGCTAGTTCTTGAGTTAATCGAGAAGTTTGACGATATCACTTTCTGCTACCTCCTacgagatgaaaaccagatggctgaTGCCTTGGCAACCTTACCTTCtatgattaaagtgaataaaaAGGAGGATATGAAGCCTATCCAAATGAATATTtatgaggctccagctcattgctGCAACATCGAAGGAGAAGAGGAGAAagatgatcatccttggtatcaggatattttACGATATGTGAGAGGTCGTGAATACCCAAACCAAGcgactgagaatgataaaaggacattAAGAAGACTG gctttctctggagGGGCTCTGATTTTGACCGAGATTGATGGTAAAAGCCTGCCTAATCCTATGAATTCAGATTCAGTCAAGAG GAAAGAGGGGTGCTACatattggggcatcaacaaagtgctCTTGGTCTTCTAAACACATACCGAGTTCAAAGGGTACTCGAGAAGTTTGTGCAACGAAGCTCATActgcgatatctag